Below is a window of Methanophagales archaeon DNA.
CGGTGGAGCTGACGAATACGCCTATTAATATAATAATGATGGCGATATGGATTAGCGCCTTGCCCCATATATATGGAGATTGCCTCCCCCCCTTAGTGCACAGAGCGGATCCGAGATAATAAGCGATGGCAAATCCTGCGGCGAGCAGTAGAGGCAGTCCAAAGTTAGCCATCCAGTTCGGCGTTGGAACACGAAGCAGTACCAAAATCACGCCAATCGCTGCTATTGAGGCGATTGACCATATAAATCTCTTTACCTTCATGCTCATACTGCAGCCCATCAATGCAGCGACGAATACGAGTGTGAAAGGGTAGCACCATCTATTATAGAATTCCGGGGTTGTACTCATTGGTGCACCACCCAATGCACCCCCTATTATCGGTGCAAGGTCACCCAGGAAACATATAATCATGAGGAACATCAACGACCAGAACGCCACGAATAGAGAGATGGAACTCAGTAACGAGATATCAACTTCCGGACTGTAAATGGGTCTGGCTCTCTCTGTCCCTGTCCTCAATGCGAGATAGAAGAAGTAAAGGACGACTCCAAGTGCGAATATCAAAAGTGCGGGTCCAACAGGCGATTTCCCGAATGCATGAACCGATTCTAAGAGTCCGCCACGGGTAAGTGCAGTGGCAAAGATGACCATGAAGAAGGTAATCATAAGTGTGAGCTCTCTCATCATATCTTTACTTTTTCCTGGCAGGTGGAAGTATGCAGTAAGAGCAAGCCAGGGGACTAAAGAGGCAGTCTCCACAGGGTCCCATGCCCAATAGCCACCCCAGCCGAGGACTTCGTAAGACCACCACCCTCCAAGTGCTATTCCAAACGCAAGGAACAGCCACGCTGAATATAGAATAATGCTGTTTAGCTCTTCTTCGCCTTCTCTCTCGCCTGTTGCCAGCCCCGCAAGCATGAAAGCGCATGCGAAGAATACTAATACATAGCCAATAAAGACTACCGGAGGATGCACAAGTACCCAGAACGTTTGAAGCAGTGGATTGAGTCCTGCACCATCGGGAGGGTTCATGGGTAGAAGCTCAAAAGGGCTCTTCAATATTGTGAGAACAAGGATAAAGAAGAGAAAGATGTCCAGTATTCTGGATGCAGCTATGTTGAACCTGCGCTCTCGTCCCAAGACTCTTATGCGATATATAAAGTATATAATAGAGAATATGAAGGCGATGAAGAGCATTGACCCGCTACTGCCTATCCACGGATCACCGATCTTGTAAGGTAGAGCGAGACTGGAAGAGCTGTAAGTGTAGACCTCTTCCAGCCAGAAAGCATCATGTATAAAAGCCATAGTTAGTCTGAAGTATGCAGCGACTACCAGCACGCATGCGAGCGAAGAAGCGAGAAAAGCAGCTTCAAACCTCTTCCTCGTGCCAGCCCGCATTAGCAAACTCAGATCGAATAAAAGCAGAACGGCAGCCAGTATTATGAGTGCATCTCCTATATCCATCTGTTATACCCCATCCTCCGTCAATTCACCTCCTGTTCCTTCTCAGCCTGTGCCAATGTTCTGCCCTTCTCATTCACCACACGTACAATCATCATCACCCTATCGCCTTTTTTCAGCACGACATCCCGGGGGAACCCAATGGTGAAATTATAGGTACCGTTACCATGATAGCTCTGGGCAGCCCAATAGCTCATCTTAGCTCTGTTTACTATCGCTTTAGCCTCAACAGCCGGGAAAAACACACCGGAATTACCCTTTGGACTTTGTAAAGGATTCATCTTCTCCTGCTTCATCTCCACTATTCTTACCGCTGGTCTGTCATCGGTCACTGTAACCACTGCCTGGACTTTTATTACCGGTACCTGCCCCATACTCACCATGGAGTATAGAGCGAGACCTACAACCGCCACAACGACGATGGTGACGATGACATTGACGCTGGGCAACCTCATTACTCTCTTCCTCCCTCTATAAACCTCAATAGTGCTTTTAACATATTTAAGATGGTGGGATATCTCTTCTCTTCTTCGCTCTTTATTACTGGCACACCCTCCTTCATCTGATAGCCCTCCCCCTTATATTTTATGCCAAAGGAGCCATGGCAGGCGACGCATAACTCCCCTGTTCTGTTACCATGGATAAAATGAACGCCACCCTGATGGCAGGAGTTGCAATCACCACTTTCTGGCATCCTCAAGTTCTTACCCGCTCCATGACATCCCCCGCAATCCACATTTATGTGCACACGATGGATTTCATTAGCGGATATCTCCCCAGCTTTTGCTATTCCCGTTCCTATATGACAGTCAATACATGCTTGTATGCCGTGTGCCCTGGTTCTGATTTTTTCATTGTCTATCGCTCCACCGGTCACGTATTCTTTCCCATGACACACACAGGAGCTGACCATTGAGCGCAATCTGCTCTCAGGGAGGAGTGAGACATGGCATTGCACACATTCCGGTGCTGGATGCCAGGAGCCGATGAAACCCGTTGGATTCGGTGGTATCACCTCACTGTTCTCATCGCTCATACCCATACATGTAGTTACAGCGAGGTTTACGATTACAATGAAGAGTAACGCTAACACACACAATTTAAGTTTCCTCATCATTCGATATATATTTTGCACCAGAGAAATAAAAGTTATACGATCTTAACTTCTTAACTGATTTATTTATTTATTGATTTATTGCATGGATGAGGATATAGCAGTAGCAAAGGCAAAGCGGATTGTAATAAAGGTGGGTACAAGCACCCTCACGGATGATAACCACCGACTTGCGCCTGATAAGGTGAAGAAGCTTGCGCGAGAGATAGTAGAACTGAGGAGACGGGGGAAAGAGGTCATCCTGGTCTCATCAGGTGCGATCGGTGCAGGCATAGGGAAATTAAACCTGAAGCAGAGACCCCGAGATATCAAGCTCTTACAGGCTACTGCTGCTGTTGGACAGAGCATTCTGATGAGCACCTATGACCGGTATTTCTCTGCTTATGGTCAGACAATTGCGCAACTTCTGTTAACACACGCCGATTTCCTCAGTCGTCAGAGGTATCTCAATCTGAGAAACACTTTACTCACATTGCTCAAATCGGGTGTGATCCCGATAGTAAATGAGAATGATACCACAGCAGTAGATGAGATTAAGGTAGGGGACAATGATAACCTATCGGCTCTTGTAGCAAGCAACCTCGAAGCCGACCTGCTTATTATCCTTACTGATACTGATGGCTTGTTCACTCGAGACCCGCGTAGGAGTGAGAGAGCGGAGCTCATCCCGGTTGTGCGTGATATAACACCCGAGATTGAACGAATTGCAGATACCGGTGAGAAGACGAAGACGAGTAGTGTTGGAGGCATGAGGACAAAAATACAGGCGGCAAAGCTCGCAATGAATGCGGGTATTCCTGTTGTCATTGCGAATGGTGCTGAAGAGGACATCCTGCTGCGCATTGTAGAGGGTGAGCCGGTTGGAACACGGTTCTTACCGCGTAAAAGCGACAGGATGAATGACAGAGAGCACTGGATTCGGTTTGTATCGCCGCCGAGGGGTAGAATAAAGGTGGACGAAGGAGCAAAAGCTGCTTTAGTCGCTAAGGGTAGTAGTCTGTTACCATCAGGCATCATCGGGGTAGAAGGAGTCTTCATGCCCGGTGACACCGTTAGTATCATTGATTCTCATAACATCGAATTTGCTCGTGGCATAACCAATTACTCCTCTGTGGAGATAGAGAAGATAAAGGGGCTTCATACCAGTGACATCGAACGCGTTCTGGGGCATAAAGAGTATGACGAAGTGGTATATCGCGGTAATCTCTACCTGATACAGGAACAGGATGAGGAAGGAGATGTCAGGAGAGAGGATAGCACTCAAGATAGGTTATCTTGGAACCAATTATCACGGTTTCCAGATTCAGCCTGAACCGGAATTGCCGACGATAGAAGGGATGCTCTTCAGAGCTTTTACACGGCTTGGACTATTTGGATTCGAATCACGGCAATCAGCAAACTACTCCGCTGCTGGTAGAACAGATAAAGGTGTTCACGCTCTTGCGCAGGTAATATCCTTTGATACCGCTAAGGAAGTGACTCCTCGTATGATAAACAGCATGCTGCCGGACGATATCTGGGTCTATGCAATTGCAAGACCCTATCCGGGATTCAATGCGCGCAGGGATGCAAAATCAAGAAAATACCGGTATTTCCTATTCTCAGAGCCAGAACTGGATGTATCGCGAATGAAGGAGGCATCAGAACTACTTATTGGTAGACATAATTTCTATAACTTCGCACAGGGGCATGAAGCGGAATCACATATCAGGGAGATAAAGCGAATAGAGCTCATGAGTAACGGTTCTTTTATCGTTATTGATGTGGAAGCGAACGGTTTTCTCCGCAAGATGGTGAGGAAGATCGTATCGGCTTTGTGCATGGTAGCCAGGGGCGATAGGGATGAGAGCTGGTTAGAAGCGCTACTGGAATTGCAGTTAAAGGATAGTATAGAACCAGCGCCTCCTTTTGGTCTCGTATTGAGAGAGGTCGTTTATGATAACATAGAGTTTGTGGAAGATAGATATGCAATGAGGCGAATAGAGGAGCGATTGAAGCGTGATTTTGTCATGCACAGCACAATTGCCAGTGTGTTACGGGAGCTTATACCACATAATAAGAATTAATTACTTAAAAACATCATTGGATATTGAAGATAAAAGAAGATAAGAGTATGGTACTCGAAGCGGGAAAGAAGAAGGAATTGTTGAAGAGCCTTATAGAAGGAGCGGTTATGGGTCTCGCTCTCTTTGTTATGTTAGGCTCGATGCTGTATCGTAAAGAGATAAGCTCAATCTTGAATGTAGTTCTTGCCCCTCTCGCATCTTTCACCGGCAATTTCCTGATCACTGTCTTAATTCTGGCAGTTCTCACCGGCATATACACCTCGATAATCCAGAAATACACAACAAATTGGGAGTTGATGGCGAAGTCGAAGGAGTTTCAAAAGCAGTTAAAGGAGCTACAGAAAGAGTATATAGAGGCGAAGCAAGAGAACAACAGGCACAAGCTAAAGCGAATAGAGAAGAAGCGTGCAGAGGTGATGAGTGAGCAGGCGCGATTTTCCGGTGAGTTGATGCGGCAGCAATTCAAGCCGATGGCTTATATTATTATCATCACTCTTCCGATATTCTTCTGGATGTGGGAATATGCTCCGAGTGAGGTGGTGATCTTCCCCCTTATAGGCACAAAGAACCTCACACATATCGTTATATTCGGAATACCTTACTGGCTGCTATGGTATATGGTGTGTTCACTCCCTTTAACGGCTGTGATAAGGAAACTGCTGGGCATAAAGAGTACGATGTGAAGATGGAAGAAGAGGTGCTATACACCAGGCGTGAGGGCGTGGCGATGATAACGCTGAATCGTGAGAAAGCTCTTAATTCATTGAATACCGCATTATTGGAGAAGTTAAGGGCTGCACTGGAGGATGCAGAATCTGATGTCATGGTACGGGCAATTGTAATAACCGGTGCGGGCAACAGAGCCTTCTGTGCAGGTGCGGACGTTAAGGAGGTAAAAGATAAGAGCCACATTGAGGCAAGAGACTGGTCATTGTGGTTTCAGAACATCACGAACTACATGGAACGACTCAGGAAGCCGATAATAGCACGCATAAATGGGTTCTGTCTGGGTGGAGGTCTGGAGCTTGCAATGGCATGTGACTTCCGAATAGCATCAGATAACTCAGTATTCGGGCAGCCGGAGGTGAATCTGGGAATTATACCGGGTGGTGGTGGTACACAACGTCTGACGCGGTTGATAGGCAAGCCAAAAGCGATGGAGATGCTCATGACTGGCGAGCAGATAGAAGCAGAGGAGGCACTGCGATTGGGACTTGTGAACAGAATTGTGCCTGCAAGAGAGCTTGATGCTGCTGTTGACGCTCTGGTTAACGAGTTGAAGACGAAGAGCGCGCTCACTCTCGGAATATTGAAGCTCGCAGTGAATAACGGGCTGGAGATGAGCCTGGAGCGGGCATTGAGTTATGAAGCGGAATGTTTCGGTTCCGCAGTTGCGAGCGGTGATGCAAAGGAGGGGATGCAAGCGTTCTTAGAGAAACGGAAGCCGGAATTCAAGGGTGAGTGAATATAAGAAGTGCGTAAGAAGAGGGTGATAGTGGATACAAATGCGCTACTCATTCCGGGAACGTTCAGGATTGATATCTATGAGGAACTTAAAGATATGGGCTATCTGGAGATAATCATACCAGAAGCGGTAATAAAGGAGCTGGAGGCACTGAGCAAGAGCGAAGAAAAAGGGAGGACGAAGAAGGCTGCTCAGATCGGTCATCAACTGGTGCTCCGACATCTTGCGAATAGCGGTAGCAGGGTGTTCATAGAGCGAAAGGATAGGAGTGCGGATAGTGATACGGATAGCGAGATCATAAGGGTGGCGAAGATGCAGGATGCCGCGGTTCTCACAAACGATGCGGAATTGAGACGCAGATTGCATCAGGAAGGGATACCAACGGTGTTCCTGCGGGGCAAGAATAGATTGGCGGCTGACTGACTGGCTGAATTAAACTAAGAACAAAAACTAAATCTCTATCATCTTACCAGCTTCGCACTTCTTCGCCTCTTCGGGATACATATCCATTATCTCTCTCTTATGTGTGGTGCAATGGCATGGTATGATAATCTTCAGCCCGCTCAGAATCTCGAGATGGTCAAAACCATGAAAACCGCCCATCACTCCTCCTAACTTACCGAATTGGTGTGCAGAATCCATAATAACGTCCAGACCTGGATGTGCACAGCCTGTTAAAACCAGCTCGCCCACTCCTGTATCAAGAACCAGTGACTGCTCCTTTATCCCAACACCAAGCTCTCCTGTTGTATGAACGCCGGGAATGATGTCCGCGGGTCCAGATACTTCAATTATGCCTGCTGCGTTTCGTTTAATCCTCTTCTTCGTTGCCGCTGTGAAAGAAGCAGGCAGGTACACCATCGCATCGGGATGCAATACCGCACTCAGACCACCAATATGGTCCCAATGTTCATGTGAGAGCGCAATAATCTCAATCTCCTCTCTCTGTATTCCCAGCTTCTCCATGTTACGCGATAGTATCGCTTCTGAAGCGCCGGTATCGAACAGAAGCCTTCTATCTGCAGATTCTATCAGACATGAAAAGCCCCAATCACGCTCTAAACCCTCCTTCGCTTCATTATCATACACAATTCTCAATCTCATCTTCTTGCCTCTTTCCTCATATAATAAACTTTTTGCGTAATTATAAATATGATATGACGAAGAAAAGCGGGAATGAGCAAATATTTTTTATTTTATTTATTTTAATTTTAATGCATCGCCGTTTTCATCAGCTTCCGTATATACAGCCGAGCCCATGAGAATGCTACTGCTACACCAGCGGTGTTCGCTGCAACCAGCCCCCACCAGATTCCCACCAAGCCCAATCCAAGGCTGAAACCAAATACTACTGTAAATAGAGGAGTTAGTATAAGTGTTCGCAAAATCGTGACAATCAGTGCGTTCATCCCTTTCCCTGTACCTTGAAAAAGCGAAGAAGATAGCATGCCAAATGATATGGTTGGATGGTAAAAACTGATAATCCTGAGGAAAGTCGTCAAGCCAGGTGCGATACGTGCCGCCTCCTCAGCGTGTGTAAATACCGCAGCTATCTGAGGTGCGAAAATGAAGGTTGCCACCGCTATAACTGTCTCCATCAAAAACCCGAGCTTCACTGCATAGAGATGAGCAATACTTACCTTCTCAAATGAGCGTGCACCAAAAGCAGCTCCACTTACCGGGACAAGAGCAGTAGCGATACCCATCGTCGGCAGGACTGCTATGCTTACCACACGCCATCCGGTGGAGTAGATTGCCACGCCGTCGGTGTTACCCACCATTACTATTATAGCGTTCATTATCAACATCATGAAAGACATGGAAATCATCATCACTGAAGATGGCAGACCAACTCTGAAGATGTCCATAATAATCTCCTTGCTCCATTTGAAATCGCTGAATGAGAACGATACATAGGTATCTCTTTTGAATAGAAACCAGTTTAGCATGATAATGGATGAAACAGCCAAGGATATGAGCGTAGCCCATGCAGCGCCTGCAACACCGAGACCAAAGTAGTAGATAAAAATCGGGTCCAATACGATATTCAGACCAGCACCGAGTGCCATGGCATACATGGCTCGCCTGGCATCTCCTTCACTCCGTAGTATTGAATTCGCAACGTTAGTGAAAAATATGAAAATACTACCGGCAAAGATAACCCTGCCATAAGCTACTGTCATACCTGTGGTCTTACCCGCGCCTATCAGAGCGAATATGTCGTGAGCAAGAACGAAAAACGGTATGGTAAAGGCAACTGCGAATAACAGCATTATAACGATTGTATGAACTGCTACATTGTCTGCACCCGGCTTATCACGAGCACCAATCCTGCGGGATATGGCAGACCCTGCACCTACACCCAACCCATTAGAGAGCCCCATAGCGAGGAAGAAGAAGGGATAGACGAAACCAATTGCCGCGAGTGCATCAGCACCAATACCCGAAACCCAAATCGCATCAACAAGATTGTAGATTGTTTGTACGGACATAGCCGCGATCATGGGTAATGACAGTTTGATAATGGCTCTTTTGGGGTCGCCAAGTAATGTCTCCACGCCCTTCGTTTCCTTATTCCGCGATAGGGCACCATAAGTGCCCTTTTTTGATAATTTATTATTCACCTGAGTATCCTCTTGCTCTTGTATTCTTTATTCTATTTTCTATTCTCCACCAACAGCACGGATGCCTTATATCTCTCTATATCGCTCTAATTATGCAAATCATGTAATTTAAGGACTAAGGACAGTCTCGATCTCGAGCATGACTCTGAGCATGAACATGAGATTTAAGCATGTGTTTGCATTTATCACAGAGTTCTGCTGGCTTCTTCTTCGCTTCATATACCGAATTTGAGAATTGCATCACACATTTATTGGAGCAGTGCTGCAGCCCGAATACGTGCCCCATCTCGTGTATCGCTTCCTTCTTTATCATATTGAGTGAATCAAGCCTGCATGTAGATAGAACCGCCCCTTTACCCGGCTTTGCAACCCCAAATACAAAATTCATGCCACGTACAAATATGTCTTCGCTCACTATCCACAAATAGAAAGAACTGGCAGTCTTAGTCTTAGTCTTAGCCTTGGCCCTCCAAGTGGTGGTAATAGAATTGAGTAGAATCGAGGCGTTGTATTGCATCCTGTTCCTATCATAAGCATCCCTGTCAGCATCCTTTACAATCGCCTCATCTCCGGGTTCTATCATGAATACAGCTTCAAGCGCTTCTATCACTTCTGACACCACACCTCTGCTCCTGCTGTCATAGAATAATTGCAGTTTCTTCATTCCTCACCAAAGAACCTTCGTATCGCCGGGTACATCTCCATCATCTGCTCCGATGCCACTTGTTCATAAAGGTTATAAGCAATACTCACAGCCAGTAATAACCCGGTGCCGGAAGCTTGACCAAGTGTACCAAATATATTTGCCAGCACACACAGTCCACCAAGAAGTGCACCACCCATTATCGCTATTCGTGGTATATAACCCTCCATCATTCGCTCTATCGTTGCGGGATTCCTGCGATGCCCGGGTATTTGCAACCCAGAGCGATGTATCTGCTGTGCAACATCTTTAGCACCCATACCTGTGGTATTTATCCAGAACAGTGCAAATATCGCACCCCCTGCTACCATAAAAACCAGGTCAATACCAAGGCGCAGGGCTATTTGCCAGCCCGCATGTGGTGTTGACATGAGAGTGGGGAACCAATCCCAGGGTCCATAAATCGGACTCAGATAATACATCAAACCAGATACCGCATTGCCCCATTCATTATACGTACCGAATACAGTAATCCCATGCATTGAGAGTGCTCGCCCGAAACCCTGAATACTCATTTGCAGCGCTCTCACGAGGATCATTGGTAGTACGCTTGCATATAATAGCTTGATAGGGAACTTACCACGGGCTCCTCGCGCCATCGAATGTGCCAGCGGTATCTCCAGGCGCGTGCTCTCGAGATAGACAACAATGAAGAACACCGCGATAGTAGATATGAGGGCGATCAGGTGATGTTGAAATAGGAATGTAACACCTCCTTCAAGTATCTCATACACTTCCACATGCAGTGGCGAGCCGGGCCAGAGTAACTGGAACCACCTGGGAATTACACCAACTGGCAGCCCATACTGGTCGGGTTGCCAATTAACGAGCCCGGTAATTACCTGCTGCGATACGCCAGCGAGGATGAAGAGCGAGACACCGGACCCTATACCCCACTTCGATACCACCTCATCCATGAAATATATGAGCATCCCACCGAGAAATACCTGAATGAACAACAGTATAGAGACAATTTGAAGAGATACACCGAGTTTTGAGGCTATCCCAGCATCAGGCATATAGAAGCCCATTACATAGACCAGACTCATGAAGAGTGCGAATACCACAACGAGAATCTTCTGGATGTTCTGGTAGAATGCCTGGTCGCTGGAGTTACTCAAGTCCAGTTTAAGTATCCCGGCACCTACGAGTAGCTGCAGAATGATTGACGCATCTACAATCGGCATTATACCCAGTGCAGTCAATGAATATCGCGTACCTGCGAATATAGTGCGCCATCGTCCAAAAAGGTCCAATGATTCTGGAGAAAGCCCAAAAAGGGGCACATTACCAAGTACAAAATAGAGTATAAGTATGCCCAGAGTCCATCCCAGCTTGGTCTTGAAATGGACATGCCAACTCGGGCGCTCAACCATCGGGAATCTATCCAGAATCGGTGTCAGTATCTCTCTTAAGTTCATTTACTTACTCACTTACTCACTCACTTTATTCATTCACTCCTCAATAGGCATTTCAATCCTGCCACCCGCTTCCTCTATCTTCTCCTTTGCTATACCTGATATCTCATTCACTCTCACTATCAGCTTCGGCTTTCCTCTCAATTCTCCCCTGCCCAGTATCTTCCTTATTCCGAGTTGTGTAGCATCGAGGAAAACAGCATCACCTCGTTCTTCCGCTTTACCGGCTTTTATCAGCTCCGGCAGCTTTTCATCCAGTTCACCCACGTTCATTATTGCATCGTAAGTCTTGGAATGGCGTGCAGAACCAGAACCAAAACCCTGTTTCCCTTTTTTCATGCCCAGCTTCAAGGAACGTACGAAATGATGCGCATAAGCGCCCGCATTACCTGAACCACCCTTACTTCCTTTACCTCGCCTCTTCTTGTGTGAGCCACCACCACAGGTTCTTGTACCCCTTATCTTCTTTACTCTCTTCTTCATCTCTACTCTTACCTACCCTATTACCCTATTTGCACCGAATTTATCGTTCTTGCTTATTATTTATATATCTTGCTTTTTATATCACAACATTAGTTTTATCATATTTATATAATTGGAGATCAGGGGGGATGATGGAGGTAGATATAAAAGTAGAGAATGTTGTAGCGAATGCAAGGATTGCTGATGAGTTAGATCTGAAATACATAGAATCAAAGTTAGAGAATGCGGTATTCACGAAGAAGAAATTCCCCGGGCTGGTGTATAGGACACACAACCCGAAAGCTGCTTTCCTTATCTTCCGTTCGGGAAAAGTGGTTTGTACCGGCTCGAAGACCGAGGAAGGTGTGCGTAAAGTGATGGACATACTTGCCGCAGACCTCAGGCGTATAGGAATAGAAGTGGCAGAGCATCCGGAGTTCAGGGTACAGAACATCGTTGCTTCCGCCAATCTTGGAAAAGAACTTAATCTTGGTGCTATTGTTGTGGGTTTAGAACTTGAGGGTATGGAATACGAGCCCGAGGTATTCCCCGGACTGGTATATCGTATAGAGGAGCCGAAAAGTGCTATACTGATATTCAGCTCAGGACGACTGGTTATAACAGGTGGGAAGACAGTTGAGGACTGCAAGAGGTCGGTGAATGTTTTATTGAACAAATTAAAGGATTTAGAACTGATTTAAAGTGAGATGTTTGAGCCCAAGATCGTGGCTTTCTGCTGTAATTGGTGCTCCTATGCAGCTGCAGACCTCGCAGGTGTATCGCGCTTTCGGTACCCGCCAAATGTGCGCATACTGCGTGTGATGTGCTCAGGACGGGTAGAACCTGAATTCATCTTCGATGCTTTCAAACACGGTGCCGACGGTGTTATTATCACTGGTTGCCATCCGGGGGAATGTCACTACATATCGGGCAACCTGAATGCCGAGCGGAGGGTAGAGAACGTAAAGAGGGCAATGAAGTATCTGGGAATAGAACCAGAACGTCTCCGTCTGGAATGGATGTCCGCTGCCGAGGGCGAGAGATTTGCATCGGTTATGCGTGACTTCACAACCGAGATAAGAGCGCTGGGTCCTCTTATGGGAGGGAATGAGAAACATAAATGAATAAGAGGAGTGTAGTGGTCATAGGAGGTGGTATCGCGGGTATAGAGGCAGCGAACGAGCTCAGCGATATGGGGTTCCATGTATATTTATTGGAGAAAGAGCCGGTGATAGGTGGGCGAATGGCATATCTCAACAGGATATTTCCCACAAATGAGAATGCTATCGCCATACTGGAGCCGAAGATGCGGGCGCTCGTAGCCAAAGAGAATGTGGAGCTCATTACATACGTGGAGATTTTGGCTGTTAAGGGTTCGGTAGGCGATTTTGAACTCACAATAGAGCACAAGCCACGCTATGTGGATACAAATAAGTGCACAGGTTGCCAGCGGTGTACAGAGGTATGCCCTGCGGAGCAGCCGAACCGTTTCAACGAGGGCTTTGGTACCCTGAAGGCTATTTACATCCCCTATGCCCACGCTATCCCCTCATGTGCAGTCATAGATATTGAGACTTGTCTGCGAAGCGAAGATAAGGGTAAGGATAAGGACTGCAGTATATGTATGAATGCATGCGAATATAATGCGATAGATTTCACGCAGGAGGGGCATAAGCATAATAGCAAGAGTAAGCTGAAAGCGGGCGCTATAATTGTGGCAGTCGGGTCTGCAACTTACGACCCCGAACCAGGGCACGATTATGGATATGGGCTATTAGACGATGTGATCACAACGATGGAGTTTGAGCGACTTATCGCTCCTGATGGTCCAACCGGCGGGAATCTCATCAGACCCTCAGACTGCCGGGAGCCAATGCGTGTGGGGTTCATCAATTGCGTTGGGTCACGGGATATAAACAAGAATCCGTATTGCTCTGGTGGTGTATGCTGCATGGAGAACATAAAGAATGCGATACTGTTGAAGGAGAAGCGCCCGGATGTGAGATGCTATATATTTTATATAGATATAAGAGCAGCTTTCA
It encodes the following:
- the truA gene encoding tRNA pseudouridine(38-40) synthase TruA; this encodes MSGERIALKIGYLGTNYHGFQIQPEPELPTIEGMLFRAFTRLGLFGFESRQSANYSAAGRTDKGVHALAQVISFDTAKEVTPRMINSMLPDDIWVYAIARPYPGFNARRDAKSRKYRYFLFSEPELDVSRMKEASELLIGRHNFYNFAQGHEAESHIREIKRIELMSNGSFIVIDVEANGFLRKMVRKIVSALCMVARGDRDESWLEALLELQLKDSIEPAPPFGLVLREVVYDNIEFVEDRYAMRRIEERLKRDFVMHSTIASVLRELIPHNKN
- a CDS encoding MBL fold metallo-hydrolase; translated protein: MRLRIVYDNEAKEGLERDWGFSCLIESADRRLLFDTGASEAILSRNMEKLGIQREEIEIIALSHEHWDHIGGLSAVLHPDAMVYLPASFTAATKKRIKRNAAGIIEVSGPADIIPGVHTTGELGVGIKEQSLVLDTGVGELVLTGCAHPGLDVIMDSAHQFGKLGGVMGGFHGFDHLEILSGLKIIIPCHCTTHKREIMDMYPEEAKKCEAGKMIEI
- a CDS encoding DUF106 domain-containing protein; translation: MVLEAGKKKELLKSLIEGAVMGLALFVMLGSMLYRKEISSILNVVLAPLASFTGNFLITVLILAVLTGIYTSIIQKYTTNWELMAKSKEFQKQLKELQKEYIEAKQENNRHKLKRIEKKRAEVMSEQARFSGELMRQQFKPMAYIIIITLPIFFWMWEYAPSEVVIFPLIGTKNLTHIVIFGIPYWLLWYMVCSLPLTAVIRKLLGIKSTM
- a CDS encoding enoyl-CoA hydratase, encoding MEEEVLYTRREGVAMITLNREKALNSLNTALLEKLRAALEDAESDVMVRAIVITGAGNRAFCAGADVKEVKDKSHIEARDWSLWFQNITNYMERLRKPIIARINGFCLGGGLELAMACDFRIASDNSVFGQPEVNLGIIPGGGGTQRLTRLIGKPKAMEMLMTGEQIEAEEALRLGLVNRIVPARELDAAVDALVNELKTKSALTLGILKLAVNNGLEMSLERALSYEAECFGSAVASGDAKEGMQAFLEKRKPEFKGE
- the proB gene encoding glutamate 5-kinase → MDEDIAVAKAKRIVIKVGTSTLTDDNHRLAPDKVKKLAREIVELRRRGKEVILVSSGAIGAGIGKLNLKQRPRDIKLLQATAAVGQSILMSTYDRYFSAYGQTIAQLLLTHADFLSRQRYLNLRNTLLTLLKSGVIPIVNENDTTAVDEIKVGDNDNLSALVASNLEADLLIILTDTDGLFTRDPRRSERAELIPVVRDITPEIERIADTGEKTKTSSVGGMRTKIQAAKLAMNAGIPVVIANGAEEDILLRIVEGEPVGTRFLPRKSDRMNDREHWIRFVSPPRGRIKVDEGAKAALVAKGSSLLPSGIIGVEGVFMPGDTVSIIDSHNIEFARGITNYSSVEIEKIKGLHTSDIERVLGHKEYDEVVYRGNLYLIQEQDEEGDVRREDSTQDRLSWNQLSRFPDSA
- a CDS encoding cytochrome c3 family protein, encoding MMRKLKLCVLALLFIVIVNLAVTTCMGMSDENSEVIPPNPTGFIGSWHPAPECVQCHVSLLPESRLRSMVSSCVCHGKEYVTGGAIDNEKIRTRAHGIQACIDCHIGTGIAKAGEISANEIHRVHINVDCGGCHGAGKNLRMPESGDCNSCHQGGVHFIHGNRTGELCVACHGSFGIKYKGEGYQMKEGVPVIKSEEEKRYPTILNMLKALLRFIEGGRE
- the ccsA gene encoding cytochrome c biogenesis protein CcsA — its product is MDIGDALIILAAVLLLFDLSLLMRAGTRKRFEAAFLASSLACVLVVAAYFRLTMAFIHDAFWLEEVYTYSSSSLALPYKIGDPWIGSSGSMLFIAFIFSIIYFIYRIRVLGRERRFNIAASRILDIFLFFILVLTILKSPFELLPMNPPDGAGLNPLLQTFWVLVHPPVVFIGYVLVFFACAFMLAGLATGEREGEEELNSIILYSAWLFLAFGIALGGWWSYEVLGWGGYWAWDPVETASLVPWLALTAYFHLPGKSKDMMRELTLMITFFMVIFATALTRGGLLESVHAFGKSPVGPALLIFALGVVLYFFYLALRTGTERARPIYSPEVDISLLSSISLFVAFWSLMFLMIICFLGDLAPIIGGALGGAPMSTTPEFYNRWCYPFTLVFVAALMGCSMSMKVKRFIWSIASIAAIGVILVLLRVPTPNWMANFGLPLLLAAGFAIAYYLGSALCTKGGRQSPYIWGKALIHIAIIIILIGVFVSSTAQTESRGIIAKPNSTVDALDAKITLGTPTIYPGRGHVYASTGHFFTMPEYSSLALDVSIVDGTTVYTNKSLRMYYYTNYGILSKPLIISTLRGDLYIFMEHTNSSYNSLFYALMGEKRQPADFRIKVKRVPLIWLVWSGVILLAAGMVILICNEAHKSR